One Saccharomyces kudriavzevii IFO 1802 strain IFO1802 genome assembly, chromosome: 4 genomic region harbors:
- the ASM4 gene encoding FG-nucleoporin ASM4 (similar to Saccharomyces cerevisiae ASM4 (YDL088C) and NUP53 (YMR153W); ancestral locus Anc_2.369) — protein sequence MFGAHSGNNTNVFSNPTSQPAQTTPMFQQQPQPQQPTQQQQQRTQLNASYGSGPSQFGTSFSDNVNADNNSSSNISSNSVYNNNNNNNNNNSTNQRNQGNNPSWVNNPKKRSTPHTVIRRKTTKQNSSSDISQNDDSSSINISMRSFSKQNQDTKQNERNKSAANNDLNSLLSNFNDAPPTVTLQDWQREDEFGSIPSLTTQFVTNKYAAKKLNSSAYDSKNTPNVFDKDSYVRIANIEKNHSNNDENTADTNSGNAHETSSKSSNLSAVIVFGYPESIANEVIKHFSLFGHIMEDFQVLRLGRGISPSSFKLFHNDDTSSDHSDSTVNKTITIKGRDNELISKKYAIFTGESWVKLTYNSPSSALRALQENGTIFHGALIGCIPYSKNAVEQLAGCKVDNIDDIGEFNISMYQYSSTSSSSNTPSPPNVSLANDTFLNKDSNASAISVGNATNLLGPKLVNPQSKRLDVKDGKSLFIQNANANSNIPTLLQSLESKMRQQEARYRNNESAGFIHKLNNWLFGWNDL from the coding sequence ATGTTTGGAGCACACTCTGGCAACAATACTAATGTGTTTTCAAACCCCACATCGCAACCAGCACAAACTACTCCAATGTTTCAGCAGCAGCCGCAGCCGCAGCAACCAActcaacagcagcaacagcgGACCCAACTAAATGCCTCTTACGGTAGCGGGCCTTCACAATTTGGCACGTCATTCAGTGATAACGTAAACGCcgataataatagtagTAGTAATATTAGTAGTAATAGCGTTtacaataacaacaataacaacaataacaacaacagtaCAAATCAACGAAACCAAGGAAATAATCCTAGTTGGGTAAATAATCcgaaaaaaagatctaCTCCCCATACGGTGATAAGAAGGAAAACGACAAAGCAAAATTCCTCTTCTGATATTAGCCAGAATGATGATTCGTCCTCCATAAATATTTCGATGAGAAGTTTCAGTAAGCAGAACCAGGATACTAAgcaaaatgaaagaaacaaatcaGCAGCAAATAATGATCTGAACTCTTTGCTGTCAAACTTCAACGACGCTCCACCCACCGTCACTTTGCAAGACTGGCAACGGGAGGATGAATTTGGTTCTATTCCATCTCTAACAACCCAATTTGTTACTAATAAATACGCGGCGAAAAAGTTGAATAGCTCAGCCTATGATTCCAAGAATACTCCGaatgtttttgataaagactCCTACGTTAGAATAGCAAACATTGagaaaaatcattcaaATAACGATGAAAACACCGCTGATACGAACAGCGGTAATGCCCACGAAACTTCTTCTAAGTCTTCAAATCTAAGCGCAGTTATCGTGTTTGGCTACCCTGAATCGATTGCCAATGAAGTGATCAAGCacttttccctttttggTCATATAATGGAAGATTTTCAAGTATTGCGGTTGGGTCGCGGAATTAGCCCCAGCTCATTCAAACTATTTCATAACGACGACACTAGTAGCGACCACAGCGATTCTACTGTCAATAAGACCATCACCATAAAAGGTAGAGATAATGAATTAATTAGCAAAAAATATGCAATATTCACAGGTGAGAGTTGGGTCAAGCTAACTTATAACTCTCCATCTTCTGCTTTGAGAGCcttacaagaaaatgggACCATATTTCACGGCGCGTTAATTGGCTGCATCCCATATTCCAAAAATGCGGTAGAGCAATTGGCTGGTTGTAAAGTTGATAACATTGACGATATTGGCGAATTCAATATTTCTATGTATCAGTACTCTTccacatcatcatcttcaaatacGCCATCCCCACCGAACGTATCATTAGCCAACGACACTTTTCTAAATAAGGATAGTAATGCTTCTGCAATAAGTGTTGGCAACGCAACAAATCTTTTAGGTCCAAAGCTGGTAAATCCTCAGAGCAAGCGGTTGGATGTAAAGGACGGCAAATCACTATTTATTCAAAACGCAAACGCAAATTCCAACATTCCCACTCTATTACAAAGCTTGGAGTCGAAAATGCGTCAACAAGAAGCAAGGTATAGGAATAATGAATCTGCCGGATTTATACATAAACTGAACAATTGGTTGTTTGGTTGGAATGATTTATAG
- the LUC7 gene encoding Luc7p (similar to Saccharomyces cerevisiae LUC7 (YDL087C); ancestral locus Anc_2.370): MFDATSREPLATTNMSTPAAEQRKLVEQLMGRDPSFQHNRYSHHKRDLGLHDPKICKSYLVGECPYDLFQGTKQSLGKCPQIHLAKHKIQYERDVKQGKAFPEFEREYRTILARFVNECNGQIALALQNLKHTAEERMKIQQVTEELDLLDARIGLMGQEIDSLIHADEVTMGMLQSVKLQELINKRKEVAKRVRNITENVGQSAQQKLQVCEVCGAYLSRLDTDRRLADHFLGKIHLGYVKMREDYFQPMNNNQAADTNRTAALPGRRFV, encoded by the coding sequence ATGTTCGATGCAACCTCCAGAGAGCCGCTTGCTACCACGAATATGTCGACACCAGCTGCAGAACAACGAAAACTCGTCGAACAGTTGATGGGCAGGGACCCCAGTTTCCAACACAACCGGTATTCGCATCATAAGAGAGACCTTGGGCTACACGACCCCAAGATCTGCAAGTCGTACCTCGTAGGGGAGTGCCCCTACGACCTGTTCCAGGGCACCAAACAGAGCTTGGGGAAATGCCCGCAAATCCATCTAGCCAAACATAAGATCCAGTACGAGAGAGATGTCAAGCAGGGCAAGGCATTTCCGGAATTCGAGAGAGAATATCGTACCATCCTAGCGCGATTCGTCAATGAGTGTAACGGCCAGATTGCGCTTGCATTGCAAAACCTTAAGCACACCGCCGAAGAACGAATGAAGATCCAGCAGGTCACCGAAGAACTGGACCTCTTGGACGCGCGGATAGGTCTTATGGGACAGGAAATTGATTCTTTGATCCATGCGGACGAAGTCACTATGGGCATGCTGCAATCGGTTAAGTTGCAAGAACTGATaaacaagaggaaagagGTTGCCAAACGTGTGAGAAATATCACGGAAAATGTTGGTCAGAGCGCTCAGCAGAAGCTACAGGTGTGTGAGGTGTGCGGTGCTTACCTATCACGTCTAGATACGGACAGAAGGCTTGCTGACCACTTCTTGGGGAAAATACACCTGGGATACGTCAAGATGAGAGAGGATTATTTTCAGCCAATGAACAATAATCAGGCCGCTGACACTAATAGGACGGCTGCACTACCCGGAAGACGCTTTGTGTAG
- the SKDI04G1580 gene encoding carboxymethylenebutenolidase (similar to Saccharomyces cerevisiae YDL086W; ancestral locus Anc_2.379) encodes MLITETFHDVQTSYGTTLRVYVYSPKIAGYPQAKFPGVILYSEIYQVTGPVRRFGQRIASEGYVVVAPAIYHNFMGPEALPYDVQGTDVGNEYKIKKPLESYDEDNKLCCDLLFQLPQFDGKKVGSTGMCLGGHLAFRALLDKRVSCATCFFPTDIHSRTLGLGQNDNTLERVSKELRNTQEMVLIFGTSDTHVDPEGRDLIRKTLRDHGVHFTFLEVLAAQHAFIRDEFSKGRFDSAITQSCLGFLFEQFNRKLRTDLGEFVDDNTPLEHVC; translated from the coding sequence ATGTTGATTACCGAGACCTTTCATGATGTGCAAACATCGTACGGCACCACCTTGCGTGTGTACGTGTACTCCCCCAAGATTGCAGGCTATCCGCAGGCTAAGTTTCCTGGTGTGATCCTGTACAGTGAGATTTATCAAGTGACGGGCCCTGTTCGTCGTTTTGGCCAGAGAATTGCGTCCGAAGGCTACGTGGTGGTGGCACCGGCCATTTACCACAACTTCATGGGTCCTGAAGCATTGCCCTACGACGTGCAGGGCACCGATGTCGGTAACGAGTACAAGATTAAGAAGCCGTTGGAGTCGTACGACGAGGATAACAAACTGTGTTGCGACCTGCTTTTCCAACTACCGCAGTTTGATGGGAAGAAAGTCGGATCGACGGGGATGTGTCTAGGTGGCCATTTGGCATTCAGGGCGCTCTTGGACAAGAGGGTCAGCTGTGCGACGTGTTTCTTCCCAACGGATATCCACTCCAGAACCTTGGGTCTCGGCCAGAATGACAACACCCTGGAACGTGTCTCGAAGGAGTTGAGGAACACTCAGGAGATGGTCTTGATCTTCGGGACGTCGGACACTCACGTCGACCCGGAGGGCCGTGACCTGATCAGAAAGACCCTCAGAGACCACGGCGTGCACTTTACGTTCTTGGAAGTCCTGGCCGCCCAGCATGCGTTCATCCGTGACGAGTTCAGCAAGGGCAGATTTGACTCCGCCATCACTCAAAGCTGTCTCGGGTTTCTATTCGAGCAGTTCAACAGGAAGTTGAGAACCGATTTGGGCGAATTTGTCGACGACAACACCCCACTGGAACATGTTTGTTAA
- the SKDI04G1590 gene encoding uncharacterized protein (similar to Saccharomyces cerevisiae YDL085C-A; ancestral locus Anc_2.381) → MARGNQRDLARQKNMKKQMDLAKGQKKNGDPKKRMESDAEILRQKQAAADARREAERLEKLKTEKARR, encoded by the coding sequence ATGGCTAGAGGTAATCAAAGAGACTTGGcaagacaaaaaaacatgaaaaagcaaatggACCTGGCTAAGGgccagaaaaaaaatggtgatccaaagaagagaatGGAATCGGACGCTGAAATCTTGAGACAAAAGCAGGCTGCTGCAGACGCTAGAAGAGAGGCTGAGAGGCTCGAGAAGCTGAAGACTGAAAAGGCAAGAAGATAG
- the NDE2 gene encoding NADH-ubiquinone reductase (H(+)-translocating) NDE2 (similar to Saccharomyces cerevisiae NDE2 (YDL085W) and NDE1 (YMR145C); ancestral locus Anc_2.382), which yields MLPRLCLARTARSLQRFKVTQISKPFFHSTEVGKPGPPQKLSKSYTAVFKKWFVRGLKLSFYSTLAGTLYVSYELYKESNPSKQVPQSAAFPNGLKKKELVILGTGWGAISLLKKLDTSLYNVTVVSPRSFFLFTPLLPSTPVGTIEMKSIVEPVRSIARRTPGEVHYIEAEALDIDPKAKKLMVQSVSENEYYVSSLNYDYLVVSVGAKTTTFNIPGVYGNAYFLKEIEDAQNIRMKLMKTIEQASSFPVNDPERRRLLTFVVVGGGPTGVEFAAELQDYVNQDLRKWMPDLSQEMSVILIEALPNILNMFDKTLIKYAEDIFARDEIDLLVNTAVKVVEPTYIRTLQNSQTTTNIPYGMLVWATGNEPIELSKTLMGRIPEQTNKRGLLINDKLELLGAEDSIYAIGDCTAHTGFFPTAQVAHQEGEYLSKILDKKLQIEQMEWDMQNSTDNAKMTRLQKEIDVKKSKLDKFNYKHMGALAYIGSETAIADLHMGDSSYQLKGMFAFLFWKSAYLAMCLSIRNRILIAMDWTKVYFLGRDSSV from the coding sequence ATGCTACCCAGGCTTTGTTTGGCAAGGACTGCTAGGTCCTTGCAGCGTTTCAAGGTGACTCAAATCTCTAAACCGTTTTTCCATTCCACGGAAGTCGGTAAGCCCGGACCACCGCAGAAACTGTCGAAATCTTACACAGCGGTATTCAAGAAATGGTTCGTCAGAGGCCTGAAGCTAAGTTTTTACTCTACGTTGGCTGGCACGCTGTATGTTTCCTACGAACTGTACAAGGAATCGAACCCATCAAAGCAGGTTCCTCAGTCCGCTGCGTTTCCTAACGgcttgaaaaagaaggagttGGTCATTTTGGGCACGGGTTGGGGCGCTATCTCTCTTTTAAAGAAACTGGACACTTCTTTGTACAACGTCACCGTGGTGTCGCCgagaagtttttttctgttcaCGCCGTTGCTGCCTTCTACGCCCGTGGGAACGATAGAGATGAAGTCCATTGTGGAGCCTGTCAGGTCCATTGCCAGAAGGACCCCGGGTGAAGTCCATTACATCGAGGCGGAGGCGCTGGACATCGATCCCAAGGCGAAGAAACTGATGGTGCAATCGGTGTCGGAGAACGAGTACTACGTTTCCAGTCTGAATTACGATTATCTTGTTGTCAGTGTGGGCGCTAAAACGACTACTTTCAATATCCCTGGTGTCTATGGCAACGCctattttttgaaggagatTGAAGATGCTCAAAACATCCGcatgaaattgatgaagacCATAGAACAGGCGAGTTCATTTCCCGTGAATGATCCGGAAAGGAGGCGTTTATTGACGTTCGTGGTTGTCGGTGGTGGCCCCACAGGTGTGGAATTTGCCGCAGAATTGCAAGACTACGTCAACCAGGATTTGAGAAAATGGATGCCTGATCTCAGTCAAGAAATGAGCGTTATTTTGATTGAGGCCTTACCCAACATCCTGAACATGTTCGATAAGACTTTGATCAAGTATGCTGAAGATATCTTTGCCAGAGATGAAATCGACTTGCTAGTAAACACTGCTGTGAAAGTCGTAGAACCGACCTACATCCGCACCTTGCAAAATAGTCAAACAACCACCAATATCCCCTACGGAATGCTTGTCTGGGCCACCGGGAATGAACCCATCGAGTTGTCGAAAACACTCATGGGCAGAATACCTGAGCAAACAAACAAGCGCGGCCTACTGATCAATGACAAATTGGAGCTTCTGGGCGCTGAGGATTCGATCTACGCCATTGGTGATTGCACTGCACACACAGGATTTTTCCCCACAGCACAGGTCGCACATCAGGAGGGCGAATACCTCTCTAAGATCTTGGATAAAAAACTACAAATAGAACAGATGGAGTGGGATATGCAGAACAGCACCGATAACGCCAAAATGACACGCttgcaaaaggaaattgatgTGAAGAAATCTAAGCTAGACAAATTCAATTACAAACACATGGGTGCGCTGGCGTACATTGGTTCCGAAACCGCAATTGCTGACCTACACATGGGCGACTCATCATACCAACTCAAGGGTATGTTTGCCTTCTTATTTTGGAAATCCGCTTACTTGGCTATGTGTCTCTCCATCAGAAATAGGATTTTAATTGCCATGGACTGGACCAAAGTTTACTTTCTTGGAAGAGACTCTTCGGTGTAG